The window AGGGCGAGGGTTTCTTTTCGGAGAGCTCAACTCGTAGAGCTGCCGTGTCCCGCTCCCCGGCCATCATGCGGACTCCCGTTACGCCATTCGCAATGTAAAGGGGAAGCTCGCTCGTCTCATGAATGTGGACATGCATGTCCCATAAGCCAGGAATGAGAAAGCCTCCGTGGGCATCGACCGCACCCGGAGATGCGCCATCTGCAGGCTCTGTCGACGCGACAGAGAGGATTCGGCCTCCTTGAAGCTTGACAGTCTGTTCCTTGGCCTCTTCGCCCGTCACTACGTTGATGACGGTGACGTGTTGGATCAGGGTCACAGGTGAGGAGAAGTCCTGGGCAAGAATTCCAGAAGCCGAGAAGGCCAGCGTCAGTAGTAGTCGCTTCACCCGTCCTCCAAAAGTGTCATTCATCAGCAGAATTAGAACGACGCCCCTGATAGCCTCTCGCTGTTCTGTGCCCTTTGGCTATGAAAAAGGTATCTTATATAGAGGCATTTACTAGAGTGGATTATTCTCCAGGAATTCCCAAGGGCGCACGAAAAGTACGAGCTCTCCTGGAACAGAGGTGCCAGTAGTCTTCCTGCATCGGTTTGGCTTTGCGACCGGCTGCATTATCCCCTTTAACAAAATTTCGCTCACCTTGAAGTCATTGTGAACCAATCCGCCTGGCTCATCGGCGCAGGCGACGTAGAGCTTTGTGTTGTGAGTAAAGATCGTGGAGTCCTTCGAGATGCTTATGGCTGCAACGCCGTTTTGATCCGTTTGGACAGCAATCTTTCGGTAGCCGGGCGAAACTTCAAGTCCAACTTTAGTGAGCTTCAAAGGGTTTCCATTCAGGCCGTTGAGCAGTTTAATGCGAATCACGGATTGTGGTTGTTGAGCAACGGTGACAGAGACGCCCAAAGCAAACGAAGCTACGCTGAACAGCAAGTTCCGAATCACGGTGCCTCCATTTCTACCATCGTCTGCCAGATGCATGCCCAACATGCAAAACATCACTAAAGCAATTGTCTCGGCCACTCTTACCTAAGTCAAACCCTTCCTAATCAAAATTCACAGGCCTCTGGGACAGACCCTTCAACAGCAGCTGCGCTCTGGCGTCGTCACGCTTTCTTGTCGATGAGTTCCATCTCTCCCGATACCTCGCGCGGATCCGGCTCCTCCCAAAGCACAATTGCCTTTGGAAGCGTAATCGCCATGACGACGAGCTGAAGCATCAGCGCCACTACGTCATGCGTCTTCGTCAGTGCTGAATGCCTGGAATAAATTCCTGCCAGGCTCGTCATATACGAGCCCAGCAACACCAACGTTCTCCGCGATGCACGGTCTCGCTCGCCGGCCTCGCGTTCATCTGGAAGCCAAGGACGATGCTCCCGGCTTCCGCTTCGCGGCATCAGGTATGTCCCGACGCGGTATCTTTTTAAAAGATCCTCTTGTTGTTGCGCCGAGCTTTCCTCAAATCCTGTTGTCCCATACCTGTATCGTGCCCACTCATCCAGGCTGCCAACCATTAACATTTCTGCAGGCGCCTGCTTCGGCACAAAGAAACTTTTGACGAGGGCGCCGTCACGAAAAACACCTAAAAAGACTAAGACAAACGACATCACCCACATCACCCAGTATGGATGTCGGAAGGCATCCCATATTTGTGCTTGTATCGACAGCATCGCCACACCAAAGACTGTATATGACGCCACCACAGCGACTCGCCGCCGCCAACGTGCCTGCATGTCAATCCCTAGAAACCGAAGGTTCGCTGTGTTGGGTGTTCAGCATGGCTACACCTCCTTTGGCCCACCCATCACCAAATGCGGTTCACCGAGAACGTTCGGCATCATCCACACCCGAATCAGCTCGGGCAATGACAGCACGGCGATGACGATTCCAGTAGAAGCGAGCGCGCCGAACAGGAGTTCAATCCGTGCTTGCCCAATCGGCATGAACAAACCTACTGCCCACCAGACCAAGACCAGCCCCGGCAAGCCGGGTCGAAGTAGCCGATACGCATGTTCCTCCGCGTCCCGCTGCATTGCTGCTTCTCGCTCATCCTGCACTTTTCCTTCGGACTGGAGTTCGTGACGCATCTGGTGCTTCACTCGGTCCTTCTCCATCTCGGTAAGTTCCCCAAACGTCTTCCCGTAAGACTATCTTGCCCGGTCCTCTTCCGTTGCGATCGAAGACATGCGACGTATGAGTCGCAACAGGAATAGTCCCAGACCCAAGGCCAGCAGGCAGTCAAGCGCTGCCCCCATTCCGTAAAGGCGGCTGCTGTCCCTTAGCGAAGAGAGATTGAAGATTCCAATTAGGAAGAAGCCCACTGGGCCGACAGTCGAAAGGACCACCAGCCAGCGCCATTGTCTTCGAGTTCGCGTCTTCCTCGGCTGCCTTGAAATGAAGCCTGCCTTCGGTTCAGTCATAGCTATGCCTCCCTTTTCTCCATCATGTACACCTGTTCGCTCAACGGCCGAAACGGATCCGGAGAAAACACCGCCTCCACCGGGAGTTTGAAGAACCGACTAATTTTGAACGCCAGTTCCAGGGACGGCGTGTAGTCGCCTCGCTCCAGAAATCCGATCGTTTGGGTATTGACGCTCACTGCCTGTGCCAGTGCCTGACGGCTCAACGAACGGTCGGAACGAAGTACGGCAATGCGGTTATAAAGCATCAGTTCCTTAGGAACAACACTATATTGCTTATACGAAACACGCAAGCTGCTTTTATCCATCTGCTGATCCCACAGCTCCATTCACTGTACCGGCAGGCAGTCCCAAGCGCGCCCGGCCATCCAGGCACCGTGTACCCGTAGAAGGCGTGCTCGCAACCGCTATATGAGAAGAGAAGAGGACGAGTTGTACAGACAGATTGCCTCGTGTGAGTTTTGTGGCGCTCTCCAGGAAAAGAAAGTCTGCCTCTTCGCATGTCGAGAGAACGGTGAGGATCGCAAGCATGCCAACCATAAACCTAGCTTAGGTGCTCACTCATGTGACGATGACGAACGAATTAGAATTGCGCCATGCGAGATGATCTTTTGGGTCAATCCTCAGCGCGTAAGCCGAAGAAGATGGAATCACCTAGAGTGTTGTGGCGTGGAATATATTTGAGGGCAGCGATGAACAAGAAGACCACTTCTGTGATGATCGTGATTGCCTCAACCATTCTTCTTTTCAGTAGCGCGGCATCTCAGGGTGCCAGCAGCGCGAGATCGGAAACCCCGAACGATCTCGCATGGGCTCGTGCATTTGCCTCGCCGGAAAAGAAGGATGGGGATAACAAGTGGGATCCACATTTTCGCGCGTTGATGCGAGGTTCGTTTCCTCAACGACAGAGCTTCTGGCGGGATCATGGGAGATTTCCATCCGTACCGGAGTTGGTGGAGGAGTTTATCGGCGTCCCCGGAGGCGTGTCGGTCGATGAGGACCGTTACGTGACAATGGATGGATGCGTACCCCATGCGTGTAGTGTGCGCGGCATGGTTTGGATTGATACGCGTGGAAGCGGTAAGCCCCTTGTGATCTTCGTCGCGCCCGAAGATGTGAGCACAGCGAATTCGGAAAAACGCGCCCCTCAGCATCTTTGGCTTTATGCCAGTGATCAACTGAATTGGCAGAAGATGCCCCCCGAGTTTGTGACAAGTCTGGCACGCTGGTACGGAGCCTATCAGGCGACCTGGGCCAAGTATTACCGGATGAATGTGCTCATGCTGACACTGGTCGAGCCAAGCGGTCTGACTTACGATCTTTCGCCTAGCCTATTCGCGCTCGATAGCCAAACGGACCGACCGACGCGTTGACGAGTTTGCCGCTCGTGTCGTTCGATGCGCGAGGCATCTTCAACCACATCACCGGCGGCCCTTCGACGGCAACATTTGTAGGTTTGTCGCGCATGATAATGTCCTTTATCATGCGTGAAAGTGGAAAGTGGCACTCGGTCAAGACGGACCCGGGCTCTGGCACAGCCTTCCCAATAGACTATGAATTCTCCGTCCGGAGTTGGGTCTCTCGCTCAAGGAAATTCACAGAAATGAGATTTTGCCTGCACAGTTCCTACACAGCCAAAATCTGGCCTCTTAAGTCAAATGGAATCAAAAGTTTCTGAGATCTTTTTCACCCGCTCAGGATGACGACCTTTGCATTACGCAAGCTTTGTTGCGTGTCGGACTACGGCACCCTAGTTGTCGAAGTGGACAGAGTCGAGGATCTTCTGCATGCGGTGGCGGACGGCGTCGAGTTCGTGGGGTGCTATGTCTTGCACTCCGCTGACATCGCCGCCGCAGAAGGTGTTGATGACGGCGTCGAAGCGGTAGCAGGCGTTGTTGCGTGGTGTGGTGTAGATCTCGTCGCGGGATTCGGTGCAGATGCCGCCGTGTTCGTCGTAGCCGTGAGTGAAGGGGACGCCGCCGATCTCAGCCGTCGATGCGGTGCGCGGGGCCTGGGCCGTAGCCTGGGCGCTGCACTCGGCTGGCGTGACGTGGGGCGTGACGCTGAAGTAGAAGAGCGCGCCGCTGAAGGTGGAGTTGGGGTGAGGGTTGAAGTCGATGCTAGCGACGGCGCGTAACTGCGTGGTGCGGGCGATGGTGCGGGCGTCGAGGTTGAAGGTGCTGACCTCGGCGTCTTTGCGGTTGACGTCCCAGGCTGCTGGGACGGTGAAGGTGACGCCGTAACGGCTGTCGTGGAAGGGATGAGCCGGGGGCATGGTGGGTTCGATCACCGGGGGCTTGGAGCGGAGCAAGGGAGGGACTGGCTCGGTTTTGACCTGTGCGGAGGCGACAGCGGTGGCAGCGATGGTCAGCAGGGCGATCGTTGTGCAAAACGACACGGGGTAGGGTTTCATGCGTCCTTCCTGGTTACCGTTATTCGCCGCGCATGCGCGGATTGGCTACAGTGTAGGCGATGTCGGTGAGGAGATTC is drawn from Edaphobacter lichenicola and contains these coding sequences:
- a CDS encoding helix-turn-helix transcriptional regulator; translated protein: MDKSSLRVSYKQYSVVPKELMLYNRIAVLRSDRSLSRQALAQAVSVNTQTIGFLERGDYTPSLELAFKISRFFKLPVEAVFSPDPFRPLSEQVYMMEKREA